tattcttatgaaaatttaaccaagtaattaagttattaaatatgagtTCTTTGTTATGCTTCTCAAAAATTTAAACCGTTTTTGGTTCAacgacataaaaaataaataaataaattgttacaagtaaaaattttagttgaagttaataaacttttattgttaCAGATGGACCACCTGCTGAAAACATGGAAAACTGCGTCAAGATTATGAAACCCGAGGTAaaacttggaaattaattttacaattcaaaactgtttttatgaagcattttaagtaaaatgcttataaataaagaaaattaatgcatattctgttcaatatagtaaaaaaatttataaaattatgtatttttaagtaattaaatattgttttctctATTTTAGATCATAATTCGAAATTGAATTGGTTTGAATCTTATATTCTGTTCTACATCTCTATCAACCATATAATTCGAATACTCGTGAACCCGATATCTCTATACCATAGAAAGATGGAAAGGATAATAATTTGCTATGCTATCTTTTCACCAAAACTGTAGATTCCCATCACAATTTTAGACTAAATCTGACAGCGAGATAACTGTATTGTAACTGTGTACGTGAATACGATAATTGATTAATGCGATGAAGATAAATGAATTCTAATCTGTGAAATTGTGACCGAGAGTGAAaaactgcatcaaattttggatctaatcAATCGAAGGGAACCTACGAAAATGCATACGCGGTTTTCAGTTCTTCACTCTGTATCCATCATTCAATTCATACAAAATCCCATCTAATGTCAGTATACGCTCTTGATATCAGTTGTCACCTGTTTGTTGGATCACTGCAATTCGTCAATCATTTCTGGTCTTTGACGATTTCTCTGTGATATTTTATGGGGATGCAGACTTATAAGGAATAGATGAACGAGATGAACAGTAAACAGTCATGTTAATGGATGGGTAAGTATAGAGGGGAGAGTACTCCCACTAgtttaaaaagatgttttgagATTCTAcaagtggttatcaaaataacgGAAACACcttacattttataaagaatcctttattagtatggtatAGGACCGCCCTTCACATATAATACAACCAAGGAATCGATTCATAGAAGAGTTGAGTaatgtttagaggaatattgtaccattcatcttggagatattgtgaaaattCTGGGAGAGATACCGGTGGAGGATATCAATTCCATactgaacgctctaaaatagaccgtaacgattcaattatattgaggtcgggtgactgTGCGTTATAAGACAGATGTTTAACTTTATCCTATTTTCTTCAAACCATGATTGGATAAGTCACACTGCATGGATAGATGCATTATcattctggaaaattccatctcttgcaggaaactaAGTTTgaatcataggatggacctggtcaactaaaatttctctatacttttcTCCAGTGATCctcttcctttcagggttacggtTGGTCTAGCAGAAAACCACgaaaaggccgggatagcctcgttggtagggcgttggattcgcgtcccttgggttgcgaattcgaaccccgccgaccgaagactctccgtgtatgtggtggctggcgcaagtataaatctgttgtggtcacaaagtcctccatgtcgggaGCAATATCACTGGGGTTACTGGTTCAGAGATgatagttctctgattcaggtctaaattatgatctgtggatgagtgaatgataTGCATGCATGAAGTTCGCCccgtaaaaaaaaagttgttacgtatgagtagctaagtcgtactcttggtcctagttgcgctactgaaaaaaaagagactctcattcggcttaaattgcaggcagataactgtcagcgggcttgtaaagtgccataagtcacaaccaCGACATGGCTTCCCATATCCTGACAGATTCACCTCCATTATTGACAATTGGAAGGAGaaaatcacgatcatacgcttgtgcaggtgtcctccaaacatGCATCCGTCCTGTTGTTGGGAAAAGTATGAAACAcaattcgtcagaccatattacttccTTCcccttatcaatcgaccaggttttgtgagtgtggcACCACTATTTAcaacgtttaccattaacatctgtgacaagtggttTGGGAATTGCTTCTCTGtcataaattttctgtttatgaaaatgacttctaactgtaatcactggcactggagaatccagatggatATTGAGCTCTGAGGTCACTTTTGAGGCACTTGTTAggtttttagacattacaatccacttcaATACCCCTCTGTCTCTTTCGCTGACCTTATATTTtcgcccactattttgctttgccgagcttgtcttgccaCGCTGTGTATATACTTTCATGAATTTAGACACCTTATCTCTAAAAGCGTCTGAAAGTTAGGATGTTTCGGTCACATTTGCACCAGTTAGACAGgttcctacaatttggcctctttaaATATTTGAGAGGTCCCATATTTCccgcttttcaaaaaaaaaaaaaaaaaaaaaaaaaaatccaagaattacagaactttaataaagctaacacatactaccagaatatatacattgctatttatgagaaaaaaaactggtggctattatattttaatgcttacgaaacgcattcaaaaatgtcacttttattcatagGTGCTTCcgttattttgataaccacctgtatttcGTATTGctacgaatttgtaatgttgtttCACAGTGCAGTTAGTTCCGTCACAAGAAAGGCAATTTTACATAAAGCTCTAATGCATACTAAATGAGAGCAGAATCAATAACCCCTAACTTTGGCGATGAATTTGACGACAAAACAGGAGATTCAAAAATCTCcaggaattttgaaaatagttcCATTAGGAAGTAGTAAATGATAATCTTTCTAGAATATTCTCTATCTTGtcatggaaattattaaaaaaacaaagaaacatagGCTGAAGTCACTTGAGTTGAGATCAAGCGATTGGTCATGTTTCGAGTATTGAACCATGTGCAAAGTCTTGTAGTCAAGTATTGTAGCAGCATTCAATCGTGTGCTGAACAGCCAATCTTATAGTCGAGGCAGTAATGAGTTGGCAGTCAAGTTCAGCTAAAGCAAGTAGACAATGGAGATAACAGACGTTTGAGGGACTTGAATAATCATGAGAAGTCTCTCTTCCTGCAGAATACTCTTTAAGCGCTTTCTGCTGTTACTGTTGTTTACTATCGATTTGATACTTGTGTACtgttatttattgtaaatgttGCTTTTGTATAAGCTTGTGTTTTGTTGTCTGAATATTGTGTTcgtgtcttcgtgttaaataaCCGTCGTTATTTGTTATAGAGCCTGATAAACTTTTCACAGTACATCATCTACATCGCTGACTATAGAATTCTTTGGGGATTTTGGATTAAATGCTCCTTAACAGTATACTATAaggaaaagaaatgatattttcatttcattgttttacgggtattatttgttattatttattccaGGAATATGAAGCAACCTACAAATACGTTGCAGATAATTACTACGACTACAAAAGTGATGACATAGGTGGTGGCGTAAGAGAATACTGTAATCTAGATGATTCCACAAGGGTTAGTAATTTTATCCATATTAAAGGATGcacctttaaaattatattaaatatgttgttataaaatattatgcattaacATGATATAAAactaatcatattaattttttatatatttaaaaacatgttctGTTAAGAAAATATATGTCCAGTATTGGGCGTGTGAAAGTTTTATTGAATTCCTTAAAGGTCCTTAATTTActatttacttgatttttttttctctgtactatggaattaattatacaaataactACCACTGTTTCGTGGTtctattcaaatttaagaaaatctggtatatgtttctaaattaatttacaattgcGTTATTTTATAGAAGTTAGACCTAAGACCCAGAATGTTTCTTTAACAGTCGGAAAAATAGTGAAAAGATTATGAGAcatcaaaaattgatttctagaaaattataattagttgaaaaataaaatttatataacttacaGTCaaggaaacatatttaaaaatagaaattatttctataaggccataaattaaattattaattaatgtactactttaaaattcatttattcgtcgttcattatttattttatagcaacGAAGAATAATCATCCCTCACAGATtattaattcttaagaaaatatgtcttcgaaacattagaaaaatagttccaaaaatataaaaataagtgtaatagaatattttctaggattcttttttttacagaCGTATtgcattcaaatacatttttgtcaGTTACTGCCATTGTGTTTGttttaagttatttcttaaaatatttttatttcttatttacagCGGGATGCATATAACAAATCATTGAACGGTATGATAGCTTATCAGAAAGTAAGTAAGAGAAAATTGTAGGCTTTTCTTTCATcgaaatcattgaaattattctAATGAGAATTATATGTGATTGAATGTAGACGGTTTGTATTAAAACGATTTTCTTGTGTTAATGTTTCGCATAGTTAATAcgcatcaaatttaaattttgggcactttttactgtattattttaatggtCAGGTTGCGGAAATACTAAAATATCCTTATAGGCAAAAAAAGCGCAATATTTGttaagttaattatattaaaagatttagcTCGATTGAGGTATGTTGCTTTTAATCTGTTCTATATCTcacaatttgaataatttatatggaTTTTATTGGGTTTTCTTAATATATAGAGAGTAAAAATTCTTCATCAGATTTTTAGTTCtcttatgtttttttagaaataagaaactGGATATTCTAACTgaacaagaaatataatttgcTACTTTTAGCATATTAGAATCGTGCTTTAGATATTATGTTCTATCATTATAAAAACTGAGCTGTAATGCTCTTTGATATTTTCCTTCAACTAAATCAACTCATTTCAAtctaatttaggaaaaaaaattgcgtaaataatattttagagtttTATCAATGCTGGTCAATTTTACGATTCACTGGACAAAGTTTATTACTACATTTTGAAATAGTATGGATAACAATtagttttaagcaaaaattttctttttttttctttggttcgAGTGGAATTTAAGTAAATTCTTTCATCATTTTCCACatacttttatttccttttcatattaCCTACACAAAACAACTGATGCgcaataacaaacaaaaatatatcctGCATTGTAGggttaaaatattctcaaatatattaatgctttttattttaaatactaaaccgtttgtgattttaaaattctccatttaatatattaaatatattaatatgaatagattattacttttataactcaatataaaatcatttctttgaatataaaagGAGATTATATTAGaaggaataaaacaaaagataactttttatataatgtGCATAAAGAATATAGAGTTTGTcagtttttttctctaaaaatttataGTTAGTTCTATGACATTGAGGTGGATTAAGAACTAGTAATTTAATCCtacattaaatagaattattttgaaacttcagtaaaatttaaatttaagtctaCGCTTGTttctggaaataatttattttgtagaaataatgataatgaaaattgttctaagtgtaaagaaatatttttttccaatttcagtaAGAAATTAAATCGGAAAAATTCCCAGAAGAAAAGAtttcaataacttaaaattaatttttagtattcaaTATACATGAtctaataattgtataaaaagaaaacttatgatattttttattttcccctaTTAGCTactatttaaataagataaaatctaCAATAACAtcgcataaattatttaaatttcttattggaTAGTATGATTTgatcaaatttagtaaaatatttttcaaatgatagaTAGACAAGTTGTATGCATATGTGCGCATTCGATTTTAACTAATCACTTTTACTATCTGaggttttaaatttcaaatagtttctttttgtttaaaatttattatttctattttattccattttcatgATTTTGTATTGCATTACGATATTGTACgtatgaaactttatttatatattaatatttatataaaatataaaagcatatgtAATATTTATGGTAAGCAggataaaattgaaaagtttcacaggatataataataaatttgatgttGTACAtggtaacaaattttatttttcaatttacagaAAGTCTGTGCTGAGCCAGACAAGGCAGGAGCTTGTGATAGAATTACAAAATcaattgtaagaattttttaaatttataatttcaatgaaccaaaaaaaactatatttacagACATgattaattattgtatatttcttaaagaataaatgaatgacaataataaattcactgaatgaataaatgttttttattgagtGAATTTAGCATTCGGTAATTAAGGTTATTATGAAGTACAAGTTAGAAATCCACCgaaattaagaattaaacatattaatttttaatatgccattctttaaattaaaattgtattttaaaattaaaatgattcattaatacattttttatgaataattgaaacataatctacaaaaaaacgaaaaaatattctaaagtatttcattgtttctttcaAATGGCAATTATTTCAAATCGACATTTTGTGTGATTAAGTTTATTAGATAAACTTAAAGCCaaacttttaattggaaaatgGCTGCTTGAAGAGAAACGGGTATTGATATAAGGAAATTCGTagtaagattatttaaaaaaagaaaaatcttaagtGAAATAGCTGAAATTTTTGGCAGATGCCACACTTGTGTCcagaaaataattggaaaattttaaaatgatggattGATGGGAAATAAATGTGGAACGGAAAGAAAAGTATTCTTAGTGATGTCgcaaaaaaggaaaatgttgaaagaaattaagatttaTCCTAAAGTAAGTGCAGTCAAACTTTCTGCAGAAACCTCTCAAAttataggcagaagtgtaagtgctgaaactgtgcgaaatgtaattagacaagctggaAAATAAATGTCGAGTTGCTGgaaagaaaccgttcatcagctttcaaaatcagaaaaagcATTTGGAGTTTTTGAAAACTCATCAaatgaagaccaataacttttggaagaaaattgtatttactGATGAAAGTAAATTCA
The window above is part of the Argiope bruennichi chromosome 7, qqArgBrue1.1, whole genome shotgun sequence genome. Proteins encoded here:
- the LOC129974906 gene encoding uncharacterized protein LOC129974906 → MKNKLSVAILCFLSLFAIIQGLIIKPEDLDDYYECWTYAKCFSDGPPAENMENCVKIMKPEEYEATYKYVADNYYDYKSDDIGGGVREYCNLDDSTRRDAYNKSLNGMIAYQKKVCAEPDKAGACDRITKSIDCLFLYLGQLKQQDQCKTSGSIGKLPFNNA